Genomic window (Burkholderiales bacterium):
AGGCAGACGCGCGTAAGGCCTCGGTACCCGTCAGCGCGGTGCAACGCGCGCGGGGAGCTGTGCTATCGTGCGCCCCATGCGAGCGCTGAGCAGCACGCAGCTGTACTTCCGGCTGTTGCGCCATGTCCGGCCCTACTGGGCCATCTTTGCACTCTCCATCCTGGGCATGCTGATCAGCGCCGCGACCGAGGTGGCGCTGCCCGCAGCGATCAAGCCGTTTCTCGACGGCACCTTCATCGACAAGGACCCCTTTCTCATCCGCTGGATGCCGGTGTTGCTGGTGGTGATCTTCCTGGTGCGGGGCATCGGCCAGTACATCGGCCAGTACGCCAGCACCTGGGTCGGAAACAAGGTCGTGATGGATCTGCGCGACCGGATGTTCCGCCGCATGCTGGCGCTGCCGCTCGGCTACTTTCACGACCACGCCTCGGGCAACCTCGTCTCGCGCTTCACCTACGACGTGACCCAGGTCGCCCAGGCGGCCACACAGGCCGTCACGGTGCTGGTGCGCGATTCGCTGTCCATCGTCGGGTTGGTCGCCTACCTGCTGTACCTGAACTGGAAGCTCACGCTGATCTCGCTGCTCATGGTTCCGCCGATCGCGCTGGTTGTGCGGGTGTTCAACTTCCGGCTGCGCCACATGAGCCGGGCGACGCAGGCGGCGATGGGCGATCTGACGCAGGTGGTCCAGGAGAGCATCGACTGCAACAAGGTGGTGAAGATCTTCGGCGGGCAGGACTACGAGACCGCGCGCTTCAACGCCACCAGCAACCGCTTGCGCGGTTTTCAGATGAAGCACACCGCCGCAGCCGCGGCGAACGTGCCCATCGTCCAGTTGCTGGCCGCGATCGCCACCGCGGTGGTGATCTACTACGCCACGCTCCAAGCCCAGCAGGACGCCACGACCGTGGGCGGCTTCGTCTCCTTCCTTGCTGCGATGCTGATGGTCACGGCGCCGCTCAAGCGCCTGACCGGCGTGGCGGAGCACCTGCAGCGCGGCTTGGCCGCGGCCGAAAGCGTGTTCGCCCTGGTCGACGAGCCGCCGGAACGCGACGCCGGCCGCGTGACGCTCGACCGCGCTGCCGGCGAGATCCGCTTCGAGCACGTAACCTTCCGGTACCCGCGCAGCGCGCGACCGGCGCTGCGCGATATCAATCTCACGGTCCGCGTGGGCGAGACCGTCGCGCTGGTCGGCTCCTCGGGCAGCGGCAAGACCACGCTCGCCAATCTCATTCCGCGCTTCTACCGTCCGGATTCCGGGCGCATTCTGCTTGACGGCCACGATTTGGACTCGCTCACACTGGCGAGCCTGCGCGCCAACATCGCGCTCGTCAGCCAGGAGGTCGCCCTGTTCAACGACACGGTGGCGGCCAACATCGCCTACGGCACCAACGCCGGCGCCGACCGCAAGGACATTGAGCGCGCTGCCGAGGCAGCACACGCAATGGAATTCATCCGCGCCATGCCCCAGGGGCTCGACACGCTGATCGGCGAGAACGGAATGCGTCTCTCCGGCGGGCAGCGCCAGCGCCTGGCGATCGCCCGCACGATCTTGAAGAACGCCCCGGTCCTGATCCTCGACGAAGCGACCTCGGCGCTCGACTCGGAATCGGAAAAGCACGTGCAGGCCGCGCTGGAGGAGTTGATGCGCAACCGTACCACGGTGGTCATCGCGCACCGGCTTTCGACGATCGAGAAGGCGCATCGGATCGTCGTGTTGGACGAAGGGCGGATCGCCGAGACCGGGTCGCATGCCGAGCTGCTGGCGCGGGGCGGCATCTACGCACGCCTCTACCACATCCAGTTCGCGCTGGGCGCCGTGCAGGCGAGCCCGGCGCTTGCTTCGACTGGTAGCGCCTGAGCGCTACGGGGCACGCCGCCGGCTCTAGTGTGCCCGATCCCAGTTCGGGCCGGCGCCGATGTCGACGACCAGCGGCACGGCGAGCTTGGCCACGCCGGACATCAGCTCCGGGACGCACTGGCTGATCCGCCCCAGCTCCGCCTCCGGCGCCTCGAACACCAGTTCGTCGTGCACCTGCATGATGAGTCGGGTGGCCAGATGTTCCGCGGTAATCCAGCGCTGCACCGCGATCATGGCGAGCTTGATGAGGTCGGCCGCCGTGCCTTGCATCGGCGCGTTGATCGCGGCGCGCTCCGCGGCTTGGCGCCGGGCGTTGTTCGACGCGCGGATGTCGTTCAAGTACAGACGCCGACCGAACACCGTCTCCACGTAACCGCGGGTCCTCGCGCTCTCCCGGGTGCGCTGCATGTAGTCGGCGACGCCGGGGTAACGGGAGAAGTAGCGGTCCATGTACTGCTGCGCGGCAGCGCGCTCGATGCCGAGTTGCGCCGCCAGCCCGAACGCGGACATGCCGTAGATCAGCCCGAAGTTGATCACCTTGGCGTAGCGCCGCTGCTCGGGCGTGACGGCGTCCGTTGCGACGCCGAAGATCTCCGAAGCGGTGTGCCGGTGGACATCTTCTCCCCGGGAGAAGGCCTTCAGCAGGTTCGGGTCCTGCGACAAGTGCGCCATGATGCGCAGCTCGATCTGCGAGTAGTCGGCGGATACGATCATCCATCCCCGGTCGGCGATGAACGCCTCGCGGATCCGGCGTCCCTCCGGCGTGCGCGCCGGAATGTTTTGCAGGTTCGGCTCGTTGCTCGCCAGGCGTCCGGTCACTGCAACGGCCTGTCCATAGGTCGTGTGCACGCGGCCGGTCCTCGGATTGACCATTTTCGGAAGCTTGTCGGTATAGGTGGACTTCAGCTTGGAGAGCGCACGGTGTTCCAGGATCAGCTTGGGCAGCGGGTGATCGAGTGCCAGTTGCTCCAGCACGTCCTCGTCGGTCGAAGGCTGTCCGGTGGGCGTCTTCTTCAGGATCGGCAGCTGGTGTGCCTCGAACAGGATCTCCTGCAACTGCTTGGGGGAGCCAAGGTTGAAGCGCCGGCCAGCAAGTTCGTGCACCCGCCGTTCCAGTTCGGCGATGCGTTGTCCCAGCTCCCTGCTCTGCCCTTCCAGGGCGGCGACATCGAGCAGCACGCCGTTGCGTTCCATGACGAACAGCACGTCCAGCACGGGCATCTCGATCTCGTGATAGACATAGCTCAAGCGTTCATCGCGCGCGAGCTGCGGGTACATCGCCTGGTGCAGCCGCAGCGTCACGTCGGCGTCTTCCCCCGAGTACTGCGTCGCCCGGGCGATATCCACCTGTTCGAAGCCGATGCGTGAGGTGCCTTTCCCGGTTACCTCGTCATAGGTGATGGTCTTGATACCGAGATGGCGCTCGGCCAAAGCGTCCATGTCGTGCGGCCGGTGCGCTTCGAGGACATAGGACTGCAGCAGCGTGTCGTGCTGCACGCCGGTCACGCGGATGC
Coding sequences:
- the msbA gene encoding lipid A export permease/ATP-binding protein MsbA, coding for MRALSSTQLYFRLLRHVRPYWAIFALSILGMLISAATEVALPAAIKPFLDGTFIDKDPFLIRWMPVLLVVIFLVRGIGQYIGQYASTWVGNKVVMDLRDRMFRRMLALPLGYFHDHASGNLVSRFTYDVTQVAQAATQAVTVLVRDSLSIVGLVAYLLYLNWKLTLISLLMVPPIALVVRVFNFRLRHMSRATQAAMGDLTQVVQESIDCNKVVKIFGGQDYETARFNATSNRLRGFQMKHTAAAAANVPIVQLLAAIATAVVIYYATLQAQQDATTVGGFVSFLAAMLMVTAPLKRLTGVAEHLQRGLAAAESVFALVDEPPERDAGRVTLDRAAGEIRFEHVTFRYPRSARPALRDINLTVRVGETVALVGSSGSGKTTLANLIPRFYRPDSGRILLDGHDLDSLTLASLRANIALVSQEVALFNDTVAANIAYGTNAGADRKDIERAAEAAHAMEFIRAMPQGLDTLIGENGMRLSGGQRQRLAIARTILKNAPVLILDEATSALDSESEKHVQAALEELMRNRTTVVIAHRLSTIEKAHRIVVLDEGRIAETGSHAELLARGGIYARLYHIQFALGAVQASPALASTGSA
- the polA gene encoding DNA polymerase I — translated: MKTLLLVDGSSYLYRAFHALPDLRNRNGEPTGAVYGVLNMLRRLRKETAADYIACVFDAKGKTFRDDVYPQYKANRPPMPDDLAAQLEPLQACIRAMGWPLLAVEGVEADDVIGTLARQASRKGMRTVISTGDKDLAQLLDGSVTLVNTMSNETLDAKGVETKFGVRPEQMIDFLTLVGDSVDNVPGVEKVGPKTAAKWLAQYGSLEEIVRHADEIGGAAGENLRKAISWLPTARQLLTIKTDVDLPFEVEQLQPQPPDVKRLAELFERLDFRSWLRELKERSPGVESAAPDATPASPPAAPPRDYRTVLTEQDLEDWAQRVERAALVSIDTETTSLDPMAAELVGISLCTEPGCAAYIPMGHRYAGAPQQLSVETVLRRLGPWLESAARAKLGQNLKYDMHVLMNHGIRVTGVQHDTLLQSYVLEAHRPHDMDALAERHLGIKTITYDEVTGKGTSRIGFEQVDIARATQYSGEDADVTLRLHQAMYPQLARDERLSYVYHEIEMPVLDVLFVMERNGVLLDVAALEGQSRELGQRIAELERRVHELAGRRFNLGSPKQLQEILFEAHQLPILKKTPTGQPSTDEDVLEQLALDHPLPKLILEHRALSKLKSTYTDKLPKMVNPRTGRVHTTYGQAVAVTGRLASNEPNLQNIPARTPEGRRIREAFIADRGWMIVSADYSQIELRIMAHLSQDPNLLKAFSRGEDVHRHTASEIFGVATDAVTPEQRRYAKVINFGLIYGMSAFGLAAQLGIERAAAQQYMDRYFSRYPGVADYMQRTRESARTRGYVETVFGRRLYLNDIRASNNARRQAAERAAINAPMQGTAADLIKLAMIAVQRWITAEHLATRLIMQVHDELVFEAPEAELGRISQCVPELMSGVAKLAVPLVVDIGAGPNWDRAH